A single Bifidobacterium asteroides DNA region contains:
- a CDS encoding GreA/GreB family elongation factor, with translation MAEEKTILLTQAAYDKLKEELDHRQGEYRDEITERIAAARAEGDLSENGGYQAAREEQGKNEGRINELIVKLRNAKILKAPKAGTVGNGSLVTLTMAGNEMVYVLGSRDLTVATDYDVISPESPIGAALMGAKKGQTVTYKAPNGKDISVTVKDAQPLK, from the coding sequence ATGGCTGAGGAAAAGACGATTCTGCTGACACAGGCCGCTTACGACAAGCTGAAGGAGGAGCTCGACCACCGTCAGGGCGAGTACCGCGACGAGATCACCGAACGCATCGCGGCGGCTCGTGCCGAGGGTGATCTGAGCGAGAACGGCGGCTACCAGGCTGCCCGCGAGGAGCAGGGCAAGAACGAGGGACGGATCAACGAGCTGATCGTCAAGCTGCGCAACGCCAAGATCCTCAAGGCCCCCAAGGCGGGCACGGTGGGCAACGGCTCCCTGGTGACCCTGACCATGGCCGGCAACGAAATGGTCTATGTGCTGGGCTCCAGGGATCTGACCGTGGCCACCGACTACGACGTCATCAGCCCCGAGTCGCCCATCGGCGCGGCTCTCATGGGCGCCAAGAAGGGCCAGACCGTGACCTACAAGGCACCCAACGGCAAGGACATCTCGGTCACCGTCAAGGATGCCCAGCCCCTCAAGTAG
- a CDS encoding FKBP-type peptidyl-prolyl cis-trans isomerase gives MSDQSMPEVNAEFGATPTITFHGPAPSGLRAVELVEGDGPVVRKGDTVTVNYHGVVWGSDQVFDSSFQRHQPASFGIGVGQVIRGWDQTVPGHNVGSRLVVSIPPEYGYGRQGMPQAGIGGDDTLVFVIDIISTR, from the coding sequence ATGAGTGACCAATCCATGCCCGAGGTGAACGCCGAATTCGGCGCCACGCCGACCATAACCTTCCATGGTCCGGCGCCCAGCGGGCTGCGCGCCGTGGAGCTGGTCGAGGGGGACGGGCCCGTGGTACGCAAGGGCGATACCGTCACCGTCAACTATCACGGCGTCGTCTGGGGTTCGGATCAGGTCTTCGACTCCAGCTTCCAGCGCCATCAGCCGGCCAGCTTCGGCATTGGCGTGGGGCAGGTCATTCGCGGCTGGGACCAGACGGTGCCCGGTCACAACGTGGGGTCCAGGTTGGTGGTCTCCATTCCGCCGGAGTATGGATATGGCCGTCAGGGGATGCCCCAGGCGGGCATCGGCGGCGACGATACCCTGGTTTTCGTGATCGACATCATATCGACACGGTAG
- a CDS encoding Ppx/GppA phosphatase family protein, which produces MDQVTVAGVDCGTNSIRLLIAQVDRQGLHPVAPRLMRVIRLGEGVDRNHRFSDQALDRAFEACRLFSQQLQEHPVDGLRFVATSATRDADNRESFEEGVRSILGVTPEVISGSQEASLSFLGAVSVLEQRGSADMPPAPYLVVDLGGGSTELVLGGDGSDLPVDQVRASYSMNIGSVRMTERHLLGDPPTQEQIDQALEDVDGWIDRAFEQVPVAGVGSLIGVSGTVTTMSALALGCEVYDRHAVDGRSIAVDAARRVDDRVLNMSRQERRELKAIHPGRVDVIGGGALIWSRLLERLGHASTSALASGTYVASEHGLLDGLVLDYGRTLLRE; this is translated from the coding sequence ATGGATCAGGTAACGGTGGCGGGCGTGGACTGCGGCACCAACTCCATACGTCTGCTGATAGCCCAGGTGGACCGGCAGGGGCTGCATCCGGTGGCTCCCAGGCTGATGCGCGTCATCCGGCTGGGGGAGGGCGTGGACCGCAACCACCGCTTTTCCGACCAAGCTCTGGACCGTGCCTTTGAGGCCTGCCGGCTCTTCTCCCAGCAGCTGCAGGAGCACCCGGTGGATGGTCTGCGCTTTGTGGCCACCTCGGCCACCAGGGACGCTGACAACCGAGAAAGTTTCGAAGAGGGGGTGCGCTCCATCCTTGGGGTCACGCCCGAGGTCATCAGCGGCTCCCAGGAGGCCTCGCTGAGTTTTCTGGGCGCGGTCAGCGTGCTGGAGCAGCGGGGCAGCGCCGACATGCCTCCTGCGCCCTACCTGGTGGTCGACCTGGGTGGCGGCTCCACCGAGCTGGTCCTGGGCGGGGACGGGAGCGATCTGCCTGTGGACCAGGTCAGGGCCTCCTACTCCATGAACATCGGCTCCGTGCGGATGACCGAGCGCCATCTGCTGGGCGATCCGCCCACCCAGGAGCAGATCGACCAGGCGCTGGAGGATGTTGACGGCTGGATCGACCGGGCCTTCGAACAGGTTCCCGTAGCCGGGGTAGGCAGCCTGATCGGGGTCTCCGGCACGGTCACCACCATGAGCGCCCTGGCCCTGGGATGCGAGGTCTACGATCGCCATGCCGTCGATGGCCGGTCCATTGCGGTCGATGCGGCCCGCCGGGTTGACGACCGGGTGCTGAACATGAGCCGGCAGGAGCGCAGGGAACTCAAGGCCATCCATCCCGGCCGTGTGGATGTGATCGGCGGCGGCGCCCTGATCTGGAGCCGTCTGCTGGAGCGCCTGGGCCATGCCAGTACCAGTGCGCTGGCTTCGGGAACCTATGTGGCCAGCGAGCACGGCCTTCTGGATGGCCTGGTCCTGGACTACGGCCGGACCCTCCTGCGCGAATGA
- a CDS encoding DUF501 domain-containing protein, producing the protein MVTDRDLAAVKDRIQELLATPATPEQTAVVNRQLGRYPRGMVAVGARCVCGNPLAVVTRPQLEDGTPFPTTCYLTSPEAVKAVSRLEADGVMADWNAELGSDPDLASAYRRAHELYLAFRSALAQRLGDDEGHIAGISAGGMPKRVKCLHALAAQSLVMGPGVNPLGDRVLSLVRRVFDTQVCRCAQPWTEASGQANQQENQ; encoded by the coding sequence CTGGTTACCGACCGGGATCTGGCGGCGGTCAAAGACCGTATCCAGGAGCTTCTGGCGACCCCGGCCACGCCGGAGCAGACAGCCGTCGTGAACCGGCAGCTGGGCCGCTATCCGCGGGGCATGGTGGCCGTGGGCGCCCGCTGCGTCTGCGGCAATCCGCTGGCTGTGGTCACCCGGCCCCAGCTGGAAGACGGCACACCCTTTCCGACCACCTGCTATCTGACCAGCCCCGAGGCCGTCAAGGCCGTCTCCCGGCTGGAGGCCGACGGCGTCATGGCCGACTGGAATGCCGAGCTTGGTTCGGATCCGGACCTGGCCAGCGCCTACCGCAGGGCCCACGAGCTCTATCTGGCCTTCCGTTCCGCCCTGGCCCAGCGGCTGGGCGACGACGAGGGACACATCGCCGGAATCTCGGCCGGTGGCATGCCCAAGAGGGTCAAGTGTCTGCACGCTCTGGCTGCCCAGTCCCTGGTTATGGGGCCTGGGGTCAATCCCCTGGGCGACCGGGTTCTGAGTCTGGTGCGTCGGGTATTCGACACGCAGGTCTGCCGGTGCGCGCAGCCTTGGACTGAGGCATCCGGGCAAGCGAACCAGCAGGAAAACCAATGA
- a CDS encoding FtsB family cell division protein, translating into MAKNKRDGANRRTGRRSSGPITFFVAVIIVALGLIQLVSTFHAYAINLSELNGLRNQQAQLVEHKRDLENQIRRWDDKAYVTAQARDRLGFVFPDEEAIRVLHPEAVTGGKDKDQAGSKGVRAPRKNSLPWYQEMAYSFAKADQDPAADRSKGESSPTGSASPSGSSSPGGSDGPSPSEGGGAQ; encoded by the coding sequence ATGGCCAAGAACAAACGTGACGGCGCCAACCGGCGGACAGGCAGGCGGTCGTCGGGACCCATCACCTTCTTTGTGGCGGTCATCATCGTGGCCCTGGGTCTGATCCAGCTGGTCTCCACCTTTCACGCCTACGCCATCAATCTTTCCGAGCTCAACGGCCTGCGCAACCAGCAGGCCCAGCTTGTCGAGCACAAGCGTGACCTGGAGAACCAGATCCGGCGCTGGGACGACAAGGCCTATGTGACCGCACAAGCCCGGGATCGGCTGGGATTCGTCTTCCCTGACGAGGAGGCCATCCGGGTCCTGCACCCGGAGGCGGTCACGGGAGGCAAGGACAAGGACCAGGCCGGAAGCAAGGGGGTCCGGGCCCCCAGGAAGAACTCCCTGCCCTGGTATCAGGAGATGGCCTATTCCTTCGCCAAGGCCGACCAGGATCCTGCTGCCGACAGAAGCAAGGGGGAATCCAGTCCGACCGGCTCTGCCAGTCCGTCTGGTTCAAGCAGTCCAGGCGGTTCTGATGGCCCCTCTCCATCCGAGGGTGGGGGAGCGCAGTGA
- the eno gene encoding phosphopyruvate hydratase: MAAIESVFAREILDSRGNPTVEVVLQTEDGAEGRGLVPSGASTGEAEAWERRDGDKKRYQGKGVLDAVKAVNETIAPNVIGMDATDQRALDETMIDLDGTPNKGKLGANAILGVSLAALYAAAESAELPLYRYLGGTNGHILPVPNMNIMNGGAHADFATDIQEYMISPYGFDSYREALRAGVEVYHTLKGILKKDGHETGLGDEGGFAPKMKSNEDSLKYIVDAIEAAGYEPGKQIGLCLDVASSEFYNKDTDKYHFDGEDRDADYMLDYYQGLVERYPLVSIEDPFAEEDWGAWQKITAAMGDRLQFVGDDLLVTNPKRLQKGIDLKAANSLLVKLNQIGTVTETLDAIELATANGFTSMVSHRSGETSDTTIADLAVAKNTRQIKTGAPARGERIAKYNRLLEIEEELGSTAEYAGYSAFKACKKYTK; encoded by the coding sequence GTGGCAGCAATTGAAAGCGTGTTCGCGCGCGAAATTCTTGATTCCCGTGGCAACCCGACCGTCGAGGTCGTTCTGCAGACCGAGGACGGCGCCGAGGGGCGTGGTCTGGTTCCCTCCGGTGCCTCCACCGGCGAGGCCGAGGCCTGGGAACGTAGGGATGGCGACAAGAAGCGCTATCAGGGCAAGGGTGTGCTGGACGCCGTCAAGGCGGTCAATGAGACCATCGCTCCCAATGTCATCGGCATGGACGCCACCGATCAGCGCGCCCTGGACGAGACCATGATTGACCTGGACGGCACCCCCAACAAGGGCAAGCTGGGCGCCAACGCCATCCTGGGCGTCTCCCTGGCTGCGCTCTATGCGGCTGCCGAGTCCGCCGAGCTGCCCCTCTACCGTTACCTGGGCGGCACCAACGGACACATCCTGCCTGTGCCCAACATGAACATCATGAACGGCGGCGCCCACGCTGACTTCGCCACCGACATCCAGGAGTACATGATCTCCCCCTACGGCTTCGACTCCTACCGGGAGGCCCTGCGCGCCGGCGTCGAGGTCTACCACACCCTCAAGGGCATCCTGAAGAAGGACGGCCACGAGACCGGCCTGGGCGACGAGGGCGGCTTTGCCCCCAAGATGAAGTCCAACGAGGACTCCCTGAAGTACATCGTCGACGCCATTGAAGCTGCCGGCTACGAGCCCGGCAAGCAGATCGGCCTCTGCCTGGACGTGGCCTCCTCGGAGTTCTACAACAAGGACACCGACAAGTACCACTTCGACGGCGAGGACCGCGACGCCGACTACATGCTGGACTACTACCAGGGCCTGGTCGAGCGCTACCCGCTGGTCTCCATCGAGGATCCCTTCGCTGAGGAGGACTGGGGCGCCTGGCAGAAGATCACCGCCGCCATGGGCGACCGCCTGCAGTTCGTGGGCGACGACCTGCTGGTGACCAACCCCAAGAGGCTGCAGAAGGGCATCGACCTGAAGGCCGCCAACTCCCTGCTGGTCAAGCTCAACCAGATCGGCACCGTGACCGAGACCCTGGACGCCATCGAGCTGGCCACCGCCAACGGGTTCACCTCCATGGTTTCCCACCGTTCCGGCGAGACCTCCGACACCACCATCGCCGACCTGGCCGTGGCCAAGAACACCCGCCAGATCAAGACCGGCGCTCCGGCCCGTGGCGAGCGCATCGCCAAGTACAACCGACTGCTGGAGATCGAGGAGGAGCTGGGCTCCACCGCCGAGTACGCCGGCTACAGCGCCTTCAAGGCCTGCAAGAAGTACACCAAGTAA